From the Lolium rigidum isolate FL_2022 chromosome 2, APGP_CSIRO_Lrig_0.1, whole genome shotgun sequence genome, one window contains:
- the LOC124691998 gene encoding zinc transporter ZTP29-like, with protein MESHVLVALALSFVGGLSTSLGALFVILNPSPDLKRLGLLQGFAAGLMLSISFLDLAHNALNSIGFLKANLWFFAGVLFFGLIVKFIPEPTFVPTTDASKKKTDDDGPGKDMMKKHRRQVLFSGIITAVGISLHNFPEGMAVFLGSVKGLRVGVNLAFAIALHNIPEGVAVALPLYFATKSKWQAFKYATLSGLAEPLGVIFVAAFFPSNLNPEILEGLLASVGGVMAFLTLHELLPLAFDYAGQKQAVKAVFVGMAVMSASLYFLEISLPKEISL; from the exons ATGGAGTCGCACGTGCTGGTGGCGCTCGCCCTCTCCTTCGTCGGCGGCCTCAGCACCTCCCTCG GAGCGCTGTTCGTGATCTTGAATCCTAGCCCTGACCTTAAGAGGCTCGGGCTCCTCCAG GGATTTGCTGCTGGACTTATGTTGAGCATTTCGTTTCTAGACTTGGCACACAATGCTCTCAATTCTATAGGCTTCTTGAAGGCCAACCTTTGG TTTTTTGCAGGAGTTTTGTTCTTTGGTTTGATCGTCAAGTTTATTCCAGAGCCAACCTTTGTGCCAACAACTGATGCAAGCAAGAAAAAG ACTGATGATGATGGGCCGGGCAAAGATATGATGAAAAAGCATCGCCGGCAAGTCTTATTCAGTGGTATCATCACAGCTGTTG GAATCAGCTTGCACAATTTTCCTGAGGGAATGGCTGTATTTCTTGGATCTGTGAAG GGCCTTCGAGtgggagttaacttggcttttgcTATTGCTTTACATAACATACCTGAG GGGGTTGCTGTAGCTCTGCCACTCTACTTTGCTACCAAAAG CAAATGGCAAGCATTTAAATATGCAACACTCTCTGGTCTGGCTGAGCCACTTGGAGTGATTTTTGTAG CTGCCTTTTTTCCGAGCAACTTAAATCCTGAAATTCTTGAAGGCCTGCTGGCATCAG TTGGTGGTGTTATGGCATTTCTCACTTTGCATGAACTGTTACCTCTAGCATTTGACTATGCTGGCCAGAAGCAAGCTGTCAAAGCAGTGTTCGTTGGCATGGCTGTCATGTCTGCAAG CTTGTATTTCCTGGAGATCAGCCTACCGAAGGAGATCAGCCTGTAG